The sequence TCATCCACATATATACTCTACGGGGTACGTAGTTGCCAGCGTAGAACCCGCATCGAAGTGAAGACAAGAAACCCAAGAGATCGACCTACACCGAGGCACAGCCACAGGAGATCGTGTTGGTTTGATTCAGGGAGCCATAGAAAAGAGATATGCAGGGCGGGAAGAGCTCGAGCGCGGTGGGCGCGGCCAAGGAGGCGGTGGCGAACGTGGGCGCGTCGGCGTGGGCGGGCAAGGAGAAGACCATGGCCGTGGTGCAGGAGACGGTGAACAAGGCCAAGGCGCACGACCCGGCGGCCAAGGCGGAGGCGGAGGCCAGGAAGCAGGAGCGGATCCACGAGGCAGAGGCCGCCAAGCGGGACGCCATGCGCTACAACGCCGCCGCCAAGGAGCACGCCACTGCTGCGTCCTACCACCCCACCCCCGGCTCCGCCGTCGATGCCCGCGACGTGGAGGTGGAGGGCGCGGCCGCCCCGCGCGCGGGGAGCAGCGACGACAGCTACCTGGGGGCGAGGCACGCGGTGGGCGAGGACGGCGGTCACCAGCTGCCCGCGCGCGGCACGGCTGGCGGCCACTCCGCGTGATGACGGGACTCCATTCGATGTGAGTTGCGTGTGAACTGGCTGGTGTACCTTGTGTGTTTGTTCGAGTGTGACCGCTCTTGTAGTAGTTTTGAACTCTGGAGAGCTGTGCTTATGTTGTGATTTGTGAAGTGAGTTGTTATATAATGGAGATCCCTCTGGTTCTGAATTCGGATGGACATGTTGCAACTTGGGTACTTGGTTTACCGGAGTTTCACACGAGCTTCAAATTTGTGACAAAATCATTGAGTCTGGTATGCATCATGCTCTTCAAATTTTTACCAAAAAAGAGTAGCAATATTGTAGAGTCAATTCGTATGTTCAATGTCTGCGTTAAAATGCCTCAAGACATGTATACGAAGGCACgtatacatctgtatctagacaagtAACTCATGACAGTAAGTGCATCTCCAACAGATAGCCGCCTTGGAAAAAACGCTTTATTGCACACACGGGACCGAAAGGGTTCAGCGCCGCCGTTGGCGAAATTCCATCtgttaaaatatatttaaaatTTGTAATCTGTCTTCTACTCCCTCTCCATCCCATaatatcccataatataagaacgccaTAATATAGAGGAAGTACCTTATATTCAGGACATGCTTCTTGTTAAGTCTTGTACTTAATATATATTCGCCCTCGAGACTCGATAACACATTCATTATATTTTACCAATCTCCTCTCTGTACTTTCTAACATGATATCAGTCTTACTTCAATCCTAAATTCTAATCGCCACTGCTTCCGTCCTGTGCGTTGGCCCCGGGGCGATCAACCTCCATGACCGCCGTCAGGGGCCGCGCCGCCTGTATCTAGGGTTCGTCCGTCGGCCGTGTTGACCGTCTGCCCTAAAAAGTCTTTTCCTGGAGCCCTTGCTTTGGGTTTTTCTCTCTCCCGCTTGTCACCTTGATCGGCGTTCTTCTTTTTGGTTTTCGGATCTGAACTTGATCgatttgcgtcgcccaccgccgccgtcgaaccTCATAGCGCCTCTACTCTAACACCAATgcgaccagccggcctctcctccgaccctGCGGCCACGTGCGCCGAGGCGGCCCGTCAGGGCCAGCCGCTGTCCGCACATcggcccgccgtcgccgccctacTTCGACCGGACCCCTGCATCATATCGACCCAGCGGCCTCGCGCGATGCAGCGTCCCATCACAGCCGCCGCTCGCGCACCGGTCCACCCGTCGACCCGCGCCATCCATTGCCACCCGCCTCTGTCACGTCTGTATGACGGCCCTATGGTGTGCCTCGCAGGCCTCATCCCCGACTGCGTCATGCCGTCTTCGCTGCTCCGTTTGTCGCTCGGACCTTGCTGCCCGGGCACCGGCGCTACTTTTGCAGCCCGGGTGCCGGTGTTGACGCGCTCGTCCGTATGTCGTCTCACGCCGTCCGTCGTCACctgcttcatctcggactccgccgccatcctggctccaccgagcggcgtccccgacctcatGCGCGACCGGCTTGATCACCCGTTCGCCGTCGCGATCCGCCCTATCTACACCACGCGACCGACCTGGGTTGTCGGTTGCGCGCGCCTCCGCAAGTCCTGTCAAGACAGTCCCGAGTGCAGCGCGTCACTCCACCGATCGAtcatcgggctgccgctgcgtcgccccgtcaggccgcagcgccgccgccccgtggttctccgcgcggctgcatcgactcgcgCATCACCGTTGCGTCGTCCCTTCGGGTCGTAGTGCTGCGATACGCGGTCCCCGTCGccgcccgaggccgtccccgcggttgcatcGACCCACACTCCGCCACCCCTTCGGGCTGTCAGGTCGCGGCCCGCGGTCCTCGCCGCCACCCCTAGGTCTTCCCGTtgtcgccccgacctgcccgccgccgctaCGTCACCCCTTCGggtcgtagcgccgcggcccgcggtcccctcCGTCGTCACCGGGCGTCAACCTCACGTGGTATGCGTTGCGCTGTCTCCCTCGGCGCGCGAATGCCATAGTCTGTGCCGGTCTTCGCCATGTTGTCgggttcctcgcctacttcgagcaccgccaccGCGCAACTAACCCAGCCgatgctgccgccaccgccgctgttCTTTGGCCACCGTCGCCGCTACCCCTGTAGCCGCTTTCGCCCGTCCATCCCCTTCGTATTCATCCAGCACCAGCTCGTCACCAGTGTCGTCGTCTACCCCGTCCActtcatctaccccgaccacttcatctactccgacaaccgcgggcgacatcgGCCCCGCGCCAATTGGCGCCGCAACCATCATcaagtccttctctgctggcctctccgacttctccgacatggcgtacagctcatgCGGGTCCCAATCTACGCATgctcggtgctggcaacaccgatgcgtgccttcgtccacgacgtgtccccaggcatggcaagcctggtgcggcgcttcgtcaacttcgtattcgtccgtctacgcatgcccggtgctggcaacaatgatgcgtgccttcatccacgatgtCTCCCCCGGTTTGGCAAACCCGCCACGATGCGTCGTCAACACCGTCTCTTCCCGGCGCACTACTACTTCAACACCACTGTctccatgactaactcggcgcccccttgcgcccgtGGCTCCACGGTGACTTCCTCAACACTGGCTACCCGACTCGACCTCGACcatggcattcttcgcacggctacctcgaccacggctacaccatcctacgctctcggctacctcgacattgGCTCTCCAGTCTGACCGTCCGCGACGCTCCTGCTGTCTGCGACGCTACCACTATGACTGCGGGGGATGTTAGAAATATATTTGGGTTACttgtatttggtagtctaggatttgtaatctGTCTCCTACCTTATATCGAGGAGAGGCTTCTTGCCcttcaagtcttgtactcaatatttACTCGCCCTCCAGACTCAATAACACATTCATTATATTCCGACAATCTCCTCTCTATACCTTCTAACAGCACCGATGGAAGGCTGCGCCGACATCCTCAACCCTTCCCTACATCAGCGACCCCTTCGCCATTGTCGCCGCTGCCGCAAACCCTAACACGGAGTTGAGCTTCGGCTTCGCGCCAGCGCCCCTCCTCCAACCATCAGTCTCACGCGCGGCCTTTTCCTGGCGCCACGAACGACCTTGCAGGGTAGTGTCGTGCCATGGCCCACCGTCTCCAAGCGACCgaatgcggcggcggcgatggcgacatGGCGTCCCAAAAGAAGAAGAAAGTAGACTGCGCTTCTAGGCAGCCGACCAAAGAAGAACGTTTTATTTATTTGGGTCAACTTTTATTTGTCATAAACTTGGTTGGGTGCTTTTAAACTATGCCATACAATTGAACTATGCTATGTTGCTTCAACTTATTTATATTGCATATTTGTTATGTTTGAGTTCATCATATTGTCAAATTGTATTGTGTTGTTTCGTACGCGCTGT comes from Triticum aestivum cultivar Chinese Spring chromosome 5B, IWGSC CS RefSeq v2.1, whole genome shotgun sequence and encodes:
- the LOC123116040 gene encoding 11 kDa late embryogenesis abundant protein, translated to MQGGKSSSAVGAAKEAVANVGASAWAGKEKTMAVVQETVNKAKAHDPAAKAEAEARKQERIHEAEAAKRDAMRYNAAAKEHATAASYHPTPGSAVDARDVEVEGAAAPRAGSSDDSYLGARHAVGEDGGHQLPARGTAGGHSA